In one Ischnura elegans chromosome 13, ioIscEleg1.1, whole genome shotgun sequence genomic region, the following are encoded:
- the LOC124170163 gene encoding gastrula zinc finger protein XlCGF57.1-like isoform X3, translating to MVVDLEWRLIEAKKEPSLEENAQLTLGEDGDPIERSTIAQESTTEAFGVQTTDRMPIQTTSTSYLPAEGNLRSYSNDECNGTTALVTQSDINAGASLVKTERNLMDEDLEKCGALDTGKKIQTNSSIPDNRQCNVRNNKSHELSGTGGAKTFFGDKGGFDAPNTMNSLRNIRINRDERNGCETLVGDKEEMPNCSLNNPRSSNRSNKNSFCCRDAFNDKNELIKHTKSHSVAHNFDAVAESSIAEKSYSCSICKKSFSLHNDLVSHMRSHTGKRHFSCNECEKSFSDESALVRHVRTHTGEKPYLCSVCNKSFSRSNDLVSHMRSHTGERPFSCIECKKSFMNKYCLVRHVRIHTGEKPFSCNGCEKSFSDMSSLVRHVRKHTGGKLYSCGICSKSFTRKRIFNAHIRTHKGDRHFSCIECEKSFTSKYHLVRHIRTHTGEKPFPCNECEKSYSDESALVRHIRTHTGEKPYSCSICSKCLTERGSLNAHTRTHKGERPHSCNYCEKSFSNKRHLVSHIRTHTGEKPFSCTICSKSFSEKGSLNSHIRTHTGEKPYSCSECEKSFLNKSHLVTHIRSHTGEKPYSCTICSKSFTQRGSLNAHIRSHTGERPYTCNLCEKSFSNKSHLVRHVRTHSGKKPFS from the coding sequence gggtCCAAACAACCGATAGAATGCCCATTCAAACAACATCAACATCATATCTGCCTGCGGAGGGAAATTTAAGGAGTTATTCAAATGATGAATGCAATGGTACCACAGCGTTGGTGACACAAAGTGACATCAACGCTGGAGCATCCCTAGTAAAGACAGAAAGAAACCTGATGGATGAAGACTTAGAAAAATGTGGTGCTCTAGATACTGGCAAGAAAATACAAACAAATAGCTCAATTCCTGATAATAGACAATGCAATGTGAGAAACAACAAATCACATGAACTCAGTGGAACCGGAGGTGCAAAGACATTTTTTGGAGATAAAGGTGGTTTTGATGCACCAAATACTATGAATAGCCTTAGGAATATCAGAATCAATAGAGATGAAAGAAATGGCTGTGAGACCCTCGTGGGAGACAAGGAGGAGATGCCTAATTGCTCGCTCAACAATCCTAGGAGCAGTAACAGgtcaaacaaaaattcattttgctgcAGAGATGCATTCAACGACAAAAATGAGCTAATCAAACACACAAAAAGTCATTCTGTTGCTCATAATTTTGATGCTGTAGCAGAGTCATCAATCGCAGAGAAATCTTATTCGTGCTCAATCTGCAAAAAGTCCTTCTCTCTGCATAATGACCTTGTTTCCCACATGCGTTCACACACAGGAAAGAGAcatttttcatgcaatgagtgtgaaaagtctttctcggatgaGAGCGCCTTGGTTAGACACGTACGCACGCACACGGGGGAGAAACCTTATTTGTGTTCAGTCTGCAACAAGTCCTTCTCGCGGTCTAATGACCTTGTTTCCCACATGCGTTCACACACGGGAGAAAGACCTTTTTCATGTATCGAGTGTAAAAAGTCTTTTATGAATAAGTACTGCTTAGTTCGTCATGTTCGTatacacacgggagagaaacctttttcttgcaatgggtgtgaaaagtctttctcggatatgAGCagcttagttagacatgtacgtaAGCACACGGGAGGCAAACTTTATTCTTGTGGCATATGCTCCAAGTCTTTTACTCGGAAACGGATCTTCAATGCACATATCCGTACACACAAGGGAGATAGACATTTTTCATGCatcgagtgtgaaaagtctttcacgAGCAAGTACCACTTAGTTCGTCATattcgtacacacacgggagagaaaccttttccatgcaacgagtgtgaaaagtcctACTCGGATGAGAGCGCCTTAGTTAGACACATACGCACGCACACGGGGGAGAAGCCTTATTCTTGTAGCATATGCTCCAAGTGTTTAACTGAGCGAGGCAGCCTCAATGCACATACCCGTACACACAAGGGAGAGAGACCTCATTCTTGCAACtattgtgaaaagtctttctcaaaTAAGAGACACTTAGTTTCACACattcgtacacacacgggagagaaacctttttcttgTACAATTTGCTCTAAGTCTTTTAGTGAGAAAGGCAGCCTCAATTCACACAtccgtacacacacgggagagaaaccctATTCTTGTagcgagtgtgaaaagtctttcttgaataagagccacttagttacACATATTCGttcacacacgggagagaagccttattCTTGTACAATTTGCTCCAAGTCTTTTACCCAGAGAGGCAGCCTCAATGCACACATCCGTTCACACACGGGAGAGAGACCTTATACTTGCAActtgtgtgaaaagtctttctcgaataagagccacttagttagacatgtacgtacGCATTCaggaaagaaacctttttcatga